One segment of Rhipicephalus sanguineus isolate Rsan-2018 chromosome 6, BIME_Rsan_1.4, whole genome shotgun sequence DNA contains the following:
- the LOC119397991 gene encoding uncharacterized protein LOC119397991 isoform X1: MMLCYAFIAFTIDVATATFEYPGRATMNDVFEFFKTEQEILLYKRSYSRQIEKYDPVCIYNRVKEMSGSRIRLYQRYDYGTQSKHGCFAYGVSYNVSKQPGMDIAPIIEAKKTKEHKCTKAAYIENSKGLDEFEGDYKEGRTYLFQYYDATEKCAVITFSDKKHSIKCELHVWYTFYHKEKSNCLREYDYLCGKRPVYHLYKNKLCEWALPKI, from the exons ATGATGTTATGCTACGCATTCATCGCATTTACTATTGATGTCGCCACTGCCACTTTTGAGTATCCCGGCAGGGCTACAATGAATGATGTGTTTGAG TTTTTCAAAACGGAACAAGAAATTCTCCTTTACAAGAGAAGCTATTCCCGCCAAATTGAAAAGTATGATCCTGTATGCATCTACAACAGGGTAAAGGAGATGAGTGGTAGCCGTATACGTTTATACCAGCGTTATGATTATGGTACGCAAAG CAAACATGGCTGCTTTGCCTACGGCGTATCTTACAATGTGTCAAAGCAACCAGGAATGGACATCGCTCCTATTATAGAGGCCAAGAAAACAAAGG AACATAAGTGCACTAAAGCTGCCTATATTGAAAACTCCAAAGGATTGGACGAGTTCGAAGGAG ATTACAAAGAAGGCAGAACATACCTCTTTCAATACTACGATGCAACTGAAAAGTGTGCCGTGATAACTTTCTCGGATAAAAAAC ATAGCATAAAATGTGAGCTACATGTTTGGTACACCTTCTATCACAAGGAAAAATCCAACTGCTTAAGGGAATATGACTACTTATGTGGAAAGCGCCCCGTATATCACCTTTATAAAAATAAACTGTGTGAATGGGCACTGCCGAAAATATGA
- the LOC119397991 gene encoding uncharacterized protein LOC119397991 isoform X2, with amino-acid sequence MMLCYAFIAFTIDVATATFEYPGRATMNDVFEFFKTEQEILLYKRSYSRQIEKYDPVCIYNRVKEMSGSRIRLYQRYDYGTQSKHGCFAYGVSYNVSKQPGMDIAPIIEAKKTKEHKCTKAAYIENSKGLDEFEGDYKEGRTYLFQYYDATEKCAVITFSDKKRKNFA; translated from the exons ATGATGTTATGCTACGCATTCATCGCATTTACTATTGATGTCGCCACTGCCACTTTTGAGTATCCCGGCAGGGCTACAATGAATGATGTGTTTGAG TTTTTCAAAACGGAACAAGAAATTCTCCTTTACAAGAGAAGCTATTCCCGCCAAATTGAAAAGTATGATCCTGTATGCATCTACAACAGGGTAAAGGAGATGAGTGGTAGCCGTATACGTTTATACCAGCGTTATGATTATGGTACGCAAAG CAAACATGGCTGCTTTGCCTACGGCGTATCTTACAATGTGTCAAAGCAACCAGGAATGGACATCGCTCCTATTATAGAGGCCAAGAAAACAAAGG AACATAAGTGCACTAAAGCTGCCTATATTGAAAACTCCAAAGGATTGGACGAGTTCGAAGGAG ATTACAAAGAAGGCAGAACATACCTCTTTCAATACTACGATGCAACTGAAAAGTGTGCCGTGATAACTTTCTCGGATAAAAAACGTAAGAACTTCGCCTAG
- the LOC119397441 gene encoding uncharacterized protein LOC119397441: MHSALLASLIALASGAVDYSGSATLDDVTAFFNTDAFIILLVRSYTHRIRGHEPICIYNSKYTLLSKTSLIIHHHYVYYIKEHGYGFGYPVHYALSRQPGMDLAPLMWATNGTNFSRTEKTFSEDKNGRMYSFNYYDPETKCAVITFTDNSYSTKCELYVWKGSYGKPIENCRREYLYRCPEHTHYYPSESKRCPWSTINKITLTYVLPALYFLREPCLFRIFSTA, from the exons ATGCATTCCGCTTTACTTGCGTCCCTCATCGCACTGGCTTCAGGCGCCGTCGACTACAGTGGCAGCGCGACGTTAGATGATGTCACAGCC TTCTTCAATACGGATGCATTTATTATATTGCTTGTTAGAAGTTACACGCACAGGATCAGAGGACACGAACCGATATGTATCTATAACAGCAAATACACACTTTTGAGCAAGACGTCACTTATAATTCACCACCACTACGTGTACTATATCAAAGA GCATGGTTACGGCTTTGGTTACCCTGTACACTATGCCCTGTCGAGGCAGCCAGGAATGGACCTCGCCCCTTTAATGTGGGCTACCAATGGCACGAACTTCTCAAGAACCGAAAAAA CCTTTTCAGAAGACAAAAACGGAAGAATGTATTCTTTCAACTACTATGACCCAGAAACGAAGTGCGCTGTTATTACCTTCACCGACAACTCAT ACTCCACCAAGTGTGAGTTGTACGTATGGAAAGGATCTTACGGCAAGCCAATAGAAAACTGCAGACGAGAGTACCTGTACCGCTGTCCAGAGCATACTCATTATTACCCGTCTGAATCGAAACGCTGTCCGTGGAGCACAATAAATAAAATCACTCTAACATATGTGCTGCCTGCATTGTACTTTTTGCGAGAGCCTTGTTTGTTTCGGATATTTTCGACGGCTTAA